One region of Vitis vinifera cultivar Pinot Noir 40024 chromosome 1, ASM3070453v1 genomic DNA includes:
- the LOC100261070 gene encoding protein BCCIP homolog isoform X1, whose product MSWIYVFYTVVCYIRLPRFLNCPTRLIVSTSPPLLVIPYKQVLFFLYTLSFGVFKYLICCRLRLVQVKEMPRKPARRRRRQLLRPLPFSFSPFSRTVSQVASYCKVNHQIHVSKLDRKSPPNAAGNRFINHTLEEKSARSESSEEDSSEVVAQADFAFFDPKPDDFHGVKILLQTYLDNKQWDLSGFVDLILGNTTVGTVVKIEDDEDDGVFSLITALNLGRYKDHKCIMELKEFLLKVGPEEDVKDSLRLLLGEEAHNVGLSVSQCVVNLPPQLLPPLCDALFDEVSWATEDEPTVELRSSFSFKIYLLISRIYKHKNADQKKGPRGDVDEAIIYIKLEDEIFHKLSWSFSFPLHTQHVATHRASSGVISLSLFLLRNYQLMWLVMAIEADKASTFWKELHTLLDEPRGHEKVDEFLRQNRKYHEVAPFSRSLQRRRQDG is encoded by the exons ATGTCCTGGATCTACGTCTTCTACACCGTAGTCTGCTACATCAGACTCCCGAGGTTTCTGAACTGCCCAACTCGCCTGATTGTGAGTACCTCCCCTCCCCTTCTTGTGATTCCGTATAAGCAGGTCCTCTTTTTTCTATACACTCTCTCGTTTGGGGTGTTCAAATATTTGATATGCTGCCGATTAAG ATTGGTACAGGTCAAGGAGATGCCTCGAAAGCCAGCAAGGCGTAGGCGCCGCCAATTATTGAGACCtctgcctttttccttttccccatTTTCTCGTACGGTTTCTCAAGTTGCTTCTTATTGCAAGGTTAATCATCAAATCCATGTGTCCAAGTTGGACAGGAAATCTCCCCCTAATGCTGCAG GCAACAGATTTATTAATCACACTTTGGAAGAGAAGAGTGCACGGTCTGAATCTTCAGAAGAAGACAGTTCTGAA gTGGTTGCCCAAGCAGATTTTGCCTTCTTTGATCCAAAACCAGATGACTTTCATGGAGTGAAAATCTTGCTGCAGACCTACCTTGACAATAAGCAATGGGATTTGAGTGGGTTTGTAGACTTAATATTGGGAAATACGACAGTAGGAACTGTTGTTAAAATAGaggatgatgaagatgatggagTTTTCTCTCTTATTACTGCCCTTAACCTGGGGAGATACAAG GATCATAAATGTATTATGGAACTCAAGGAGTTCCTGCTAAAAGTAGGCCCTGAGGAGGATGTAAAAGATTCGTTGAGATTACTTTTGGGAGAAGAAGCACACAATGTGGGTCTCTCAGTCTCACAATGTGTGGTGAATCTTCCTCCCCAGCTTTTGCCACCTCTTTGCGATGCCCTCTTTGATGAAGTCTCATGGGCTACAGAAGATGAG CCTACAGTGGAGCTCAGGAGTTCCTTTTCCTTTAAGATTTATCTACTGATTAGTAGAATCTACAAG CATAAGAATGCAGACCAAAAAAAAGGCCCAAGAGGTGATGTTGATGAagcaataatatatattaagctTGAAGATGAAATTTTTCATAAG CTCTCATGGTCCTTCAGTTTTCCTCTGCACACACAGCATGTTGCAACTCATAGGGCAAGTAGTGGTGTCATCAGCCTATCGTTGTTTTTG CTAAGAAATTACCAGTTAATGTGGTTGGTCATGGCAATTGAAGCAGACAAAGCTTCTACATTCTGGAAAGAGTTGCACACTTTGCTAGATGAACCCCGAGGCCATGAAAAGGTAGACGAATTTCTTAGG CAAAACCGAAAGTATCATGAAGTTGCCCCATTTTCGCGAAGCCTACAACGAAGACGCCAAGATGGATGA
- the LOC100261070 gene encoding protein BCCIP homolog isoform X7 has product MSWIYVFYTVVCYIRLPRFLNCPTRLIVSTSPPLLVIPYKQVLFFLYTLSFGVFKYLICCRLRLVQVKEMPRKPARRRRRQLLRPLPFSFSPFSRTVSQVASYCKVNHQIHVSKLDRKSPPNAAGNRFINHTLEEKSARSESSEEDSSEVVAQADFAFFDPKPDDFHGVKILLQTYLDNKQWDLSGFVDLILGNTTVGTVVKIEDDEDDGVFSLITALNLGRYKDHKCIMELKEFLLKVGPEEDVKDSLRLLLGEEAHNVGLSVSQCVVNLPPQLLPPLCDALFDEVSWATEDEPTVELRSSFSFKIYLLISRIYKHKNADQKKGPRGDVDEAIIYIKLEDEIFHKLRNYQLMWLVMAIEADKASTFWKELHTLLDEPRGHEKQNRKYHEVAPFSRSLQRRRQDG; this is encoded by the exons ATGTCCTGGATCTACGTCTTCTACACCGTAGTCTGCTACATCAGACTCCCGAGGTTTCTGAACTGCCCAACTCGCCTGATTGTGAGTACCTCCCCTCCCCTTCTTGTGATTCCGTATAAGCAGGTCCTCTTTTTTCTATACACTCTCTCGTTTGGGGTGTTCAAATATTTGATATGCTGCCGATTAAG ATTGGTACAGGTCAAGGAGATGCCTCGAAAGCCAGCAAGGCGTAGGCGCCGCCAATTATTGAGACCtctgcctttttccttttccccatTTTCTCGTACGGTTTCTCAAGTTGCTTCTTATTGCAAGGTTAATCATCAAATCCATGTGTCCAAGTTGGACAGGAAATCTCCCCCTAATGCTGCAG GCAACAGATTTATTAATCACACTTTGGAAGAGAAGAGTGCACGGTCTGAATCTTCAGAAGAAGACAGTTCTGAA gTGGTTGCCCAAGCAGATTTTGCCTTCTTTGATCCAAAACCAGATGACTTTCATGGAGTGAAAATCTTGCTGCAGACCTACCTTGACAATAAGCAATGGGATTTGAGTGGGTTTGTAGACTTAATATTGGGAAATACGACAGTAGGAACTGTTGTTAAAATAGaggatgatgaagatgatggagTTTTCTCTCTTATTACTGCCCTTAACCTGGGGAGATACAAG GATCATAAATGTATTATGGAACTCAAGGAGTTCCTGCTAAAAGTAGGCCCTGAGGAGGATGTAAAAGATTCGTTGAGATTACTTTTGGGAGAAGAAGCACACAATGTGGGTCTCTCAGTCTCACAATGTGTGGTGAATCTTCCTCCCCAGCTTTTGCCACCTCTTTGCGATGCCCTCTTTGATGAAGTCTCATGGGCTACAGAAGATGAG CCTACAGTGGAGCTCAGGAGTTCCTTTTCCTTTAAGATTTATCTACTGATTAGTAGAATCTACAAG CATAAGAATGCAGACCAAAAAAAAGGCCCAAGAGGTGATGTTGATGAagcaataatatatattaagctTGAAGATGAAATTTTTCATAAG CTAAGAAATTACCAGTTAATGTGGTTGGTCATGGCAATTGAAGCAGACAAAGCTTCTACATTCTGGAAAGAGTTGCACACTTTGCTAGATGAACCCCGAGGCCATGAAAAG CAAAACCGAAAGTATCATGAAGTTGCCCCATTTTCGCGAAGCCTACAACGAAGACGCCAAGATGGATGA
- the LOC100261070 gene encoding protein BCCIP homolog isoform X10: MSWIYVFYTVVCYIRLPRFLNCPTRLIVKEMPRKPARRRRRQLLRPLPFSFSPFSRTVSQVASYCKVNHQIHVSKLDRKSPPNAAGNRFINHTLEEKSARSESSEEDSSEVVAQADFAFFDPKPDDFHGVKILLQTYLDNKQWDLSGFVDLILGNTTVGTVVKIEDDEDDGVFSLITALNLGRYKDHKCIMELKEFLLKVGPEEDVKDSLRLLLGEEAHNVGLSVSQCVVNLPPQLLPPLCDALFDEVSWATEDEPTVELRSSFSFKIYLLISRIYKHKNADQKKGPRGDVDEAIIYIKLEDEIFHKLSWSFSFPLHTQHVATHRASSGVISLSLFLLRNYQLMWLVMAIEADKASTFWKELHTLLDEPRGHEKQNRKYHEVAPFSRSLQRRRQDG, encoded by the exons ATGTCCTGGATCTACGTCTTCTACACCGTAGTCTGCTACATCAGACTCCCGAGGTTTCTGAACTGCCCAACTCGCCTGATT GTCAAGGAGATGCCTCGAAAGCCAGCAAGGCGTAGGCGCCGCCAATTATTGAGACCtctgcctttttccttttccccatTTTCTCGTACGGTTTCTCAAGTTGCTTCTTATTGCAAGGTTAATCATCAAATCCATGTGTCCAAGTTGGACAGGAAATCTCCCCCTAATGCTGCAG GCAACAGATTTATTAATCACACTTTGGAAGAGAAGAGTGCACGGTCTGAATCTTCAGAAGAAGACAGTTCTGAA gTGGTTGCCCAAGCAGATTTTGCCTTCTTTGATCCAAAACCAGATGACTTTCATGGAGTGAAAATCTTGCTGCAGACCTACCTTGACAATAAGCAATGGGATTTGAGTGGGTTTGTAGACTTAATATTGGGAAATACGACAGTAGGAACTGTTGTTAAAATAGaggatgatgaagatgatggagTTTTCTCTCTTATTACTGCCCTTAACCTGGGGAGATACAAG GATCATAAATGTATTATGGAACTCAAGGAGTTCCTGCTAAAAGTAGGCCCTGAGGAGGATGTAAAAGATTCGTTGAGATTACTTTTGGGAGAAGAAGCACACAATGTGGGTCTCTCAGTCTCACAATGTGTGGTGAATCTTCCTCCCCAGCTTTTGCCACCTCTTTGCGATGCCCTCTTTGATGAAGTCTCATGGGCTACAGAAGATGAG CCTACAGTGGAGCTCAGGAGTTCCTTTTCCTTTAAGATTTATCTACTGATTAGTAGAATCTACAAG CATAAGAATGCAGACCAAAAAAAAGGCCCAAGAGGTGATGTTGATGAagcaataatatatattaagctTGAAGATGAAATTTTTCATAAG CTCTCATGGTCCTTCAGTTTTCCTCTGCACACACAGCATGTTGCAACTCATAGGGCAAGTAGTGGTGTCATCAGCCTATCGTTGTTTTTG CTAAGAAATTACCAGTTAATGTGGTTGGTCATGGCAATTGAAGCAGACAAAGCTTCTACATTCTGGAAAGAGTTGCACACTTTGCTAGATGAACCCCGAGGCCATGAAAAG CAAAACCGAAAGTATCATGAAGTTGCCCCATTTTCGCGAAGCCTACAACGAAGACGCCAAGATGGATGA
- the LOC100261070 gene encoding protein BCCIP homolog isoform X11, whose translation MLPIKVKEMPRKPARRRRRQLLRPLPFSFSPFSRTVSQVASYCKVNHQIHVSKLDRKSPPNAAGNRFINHTLEEKSARSESSEEDSSEVVAQADFAFFDPKPDDFHGVKILLQTYLDNKQWDLSGFVDLILGNTTVGTVVKIEDDEDDGVFSLITALNLGRYKDHKCIMELKEFLLKVGPEEDVKDSLRLLLGEEAHNVGLSVSQCVVNLPPQLLPPLCDALFDEVSWATEDEPTVELRSSFSFKIYLLISRIYKHKNADQKKGPRGDVDEAIIYIKLEDEIFHKLSWSFSFPLHTQHVATHRASSGVISLSLFLLRNYQLMWLVMAIEADKASTFWKELHTLLDEPRGHEKVDEFLRQNRKYHEVAPFSRSLQRRRQDG comes from the exons ATGCTGCCGATTAAG GTCAAGGAGATGCCTCGAAAGCCAGCAAGGCGTAGGCGCCGCCAATTATTGAGACCtctgcctttttccttttccccatTTTCTCGTACGGTTTCTCAAGTTGCTTCTTATTGCAAGGTTAATCATCAAATCCATGTGTCCAAGTTGGACAGGAAATCTCCCCCTAATGCTGCAG GCAACAGATTTATTAATCACACTTTGGAAGAGAAGAGTGCACGGTCTGAATCTTCAGAAGAAGACAGTTCTGAA gTGGTTGCCCAAGCAGATTTTGCCTTCTTTGATCCAAAACCAGATGACTTTCATGGAGTGAAAATCTTGCTGCAGACCTACCTTGACAATAAGCAATGGGATTTGAGTGGGTTTGTAGACTTAATATTGGGAAATACGACAGTAGGAACTGTTGTTAAAATAGaggatgatgaagatgatggagTTTTCTCTCTTATTACTGCCCTTAACCTGGGGAGATACAAG GATCATAAATGTATTATGGAACTCAAGGAGTTCCTGCTAAAAGTAGGCCCTGAGGAGGATGTAAAAGATTCGTTGAGATTACTTTTGGGAGAAGAAGCACACAATGTGGGTCTCTCAGTCTCACAATGTGTGGTGAATCTTCCTCCCCAGCTTTTGCCACCTCTTTGCGATGCCCTCTTTGATGAAGTCTCATGGGCTACAGAAGATGAG CCTACAGTGGAGCTCAGGAGTTCCTTTTCCTTTAAGATTTATCTACTGATTAGTAGAATCTACAAG CATAAGAATGCAGACCAAAAAAAAGGCCCAAGAGGTGATGTTGATGAagcaataatatatattaagctTGAAGATGAAATTTTTCATAAG CTCTCATGGTCCTTCAGTTTTCCTCTGCACACACAGCATGTTGCAACTCATAGGGCAAGTAGTGGTGTCATCAGCCTATCGTTGTTTTTG CTAAGAAATTACCAGTTAATGTGGTTGGTCATGGCAATTGAAGCAGACAAAGCTTCTACATTCTGGAAAGAGTTGCACACTTTGCTAGATGAACCCCGAGGCCATGAAAAGGTAGACGAATTTCTTAGG CAAAACCGAAAGTATCATGAAGTTGCCCCATTTTCGCGAAGCCTACAACGAAGACGCCAAGATGGATGA
- the LOC100261070 gene encoding protein BCCIP homolog isoform X6: protein MSWIYVFYTVVCYIRLPRFLNCPTRLIVSTSPPLLVIPYKQVLFFLYTLSFGVFKYLICCRLRLVQVKEMPRKPARRRRRQLLRPLPFSFSPFSRTVSQVASYCKVNHQIHVSKLDRKSPPNAAGNRFINHTLEEKSARSESSEEDSSEVVAQADFAFFDPKPDDFHGVKILLQTYLDNKQWDLSGFVDLILGNTTVGTVVKIEDDEDDGVFSLITALNLGRYKDHKCIMELKEFLLKVGPEEDVKDSLRLLLGEEAHNVGLSVSQCVVNLPPQLLPPLCDALFDEVSWATEDEPTVELRSSFSFKIYLLISRIYKHKNADQKKGPRGDVDEAIIYIKLEDEIFHKLRNYQLMWLVMAIEADKASTFWKELHTLLDEPRGHEKVDEFLRQNRKYHEVAPFSRSLQRRRQDG, encoded by the exons ATGTCCTGGATCTACGTCTTCTACACCGTAGTCTGCTACATCAGACTCCCGAGGTTTCTGAACTGCCCAACTCGCCTGATTGTGAGTACCTCCCCTCCCCTTCTTGTGATTCCGTATAAGCAGGTCCTCTTTTTTCTATACACTCTCTCGTTTGGGGTGTTCAAATATTTGATATGCTGCCGATTAAG ATTGGTACAGGTCAAGGAGATGCCTCGAAAGCCAGCAAGGCGTAGGCGCCGCCAATTATTGAGACCtctgcctttttccttttccccatTTTCTCGTACGGTTTCTCAAGTTGCTTCTTATTGCAAGGTTAATCATCAAATCCATGTGTCCAAGTTGGACAGGAAATCTCCCCCTAATGCTGCAG GCAACAGATTTATTAATCACACTTTGGAAGAGAAGAGTGCACGGTCTGAATCTTCAGAAGAAGACAGTTCTGAA gTGGTTGCCCAAGCAGATTTTGCCTTCTTTGATCCAAAACCAGATGACTTTCATGGAGTGAAAATCTTGCTGCAGACCTACCTTGACAATAAGCAATGGGATTTGAGTGGGTTTGTAGACTTAATATTGGGAAATACGACAGTAGGAACTGTTGTTAAAATAGaggatgatgaagatgatggagTTTTCTCTCTTATTACTGCCCTTAACCTGGGGAGATACAAG GATCATAAATGTATTATGGAACTCAAGGAGTTCCTGCTAAAAGTAGGCCCTGAGGAGGATGTAAAAGATTCGTTGAGATTACTTTTGGGAGAAGAAGCACACAATGTGGGTCTCTCAGTCTCACAATGTGTGGTGAATCTTCCTCCCCAGCTTTTGCCACCTCTTTGCGATGCCCTCTTTGATGAAGTCTCATGGGCTACAGAAGATGAG CCTACAGTGGAGCTCAGGAGTTCCTTTTCCTTTAAGATTTATCTACTGATTAGTAGAATCTACAAG CATAAGAATGCAGACCAAAAAAAAGGCCCAAGAGGTGATGTTGATGAagcaataatatatattaagctTGAAGATGAAATTTTTCATAAG CTAAGAAATTACCAGTTAATGTGGTTGGTCATGGCAATTGAAGCAGACAAAGCTTCTACATTCTGGAAAGAGTTGCACACTTTGCTAGATGAACCCCGAGGCCATGAAAAGGTAGACGAATTTCTTAGG CAAAACCGAAAGTATCATGAAGTTGCCCCATTTTCGCGAAGCCTACAACGAAGACGCCAAGATGGATGA
- the LOC100261070 gene encoding protein BCCIP homolog isoform X2 → MSWIYVFYTVVCYIRLPRFLNCPTRLIVSTSPPLLVIPYKQVLFFLYTLSFGVFKYLICCRLRLVQVKEMPRKPARRRRRQLLRPLPFSFSPFSRTVSQVASYCKVNHQIHVSKLDRKSPPNAAGNRFINHTLEEKSARSESSEEDSSEVVAQADFAFFDPKPDDFHGVKILLQTYLDNKQWDLSGFVDLILGNTTVGTVVKIEDDEDDGVFSLITALNLGRYKDHKCIMELKEFLLKVGPEEDVKDSLRLLLGEEAHNVGLSVSQCVVNLPPQLLPPLCDALFDEVSWATEDEPTVELRSSFSFKIYLLISRIYKHKNADQKKGPRGDVDEAIIYIKLEDEIFHKLSWSFSFPLHTQHVATHRASSGVISLSLFLLRNYQLMWLVMAIEADKASTFWKELHTLLDEPRGHEKQNRKYHEVAPFSRSLQRRRQDG, encoded by the exons ATGTCCTGGATCTACGTCTTCTACACCGTAGTCTGCTACATCAGACTCCCGAGGTTTCTGAACTGCCCAACTCGCCTGATTGTGAGTACCTCCCCTCCCCTTCTTGTGATTCCGTATAAGCAGGTCCTCTTTTTTCTATACACTCTCTCGTTTGGGGTGTTCAAATATTTGATATGCTGCCGATTAAG ATTGGTACAGGTCAAGGAGATGCCTCGAAAGCCAGCAAGGCGTAGGCGCCGCCAATTATTGAGACCtctgcctttttccttttccccatTTTCTCGTACGGTTTCTCAAGTTGCTTCTTATTGCAAGGTTAATCATCAAATCCATGTGTCCAAGTTGGACAGGAAATCTCCCCCTAATGCTGCAG GCAACAGATTTATTAATCACACTTTGGAAGAGAAGAGTGCACGGTCTGAATCTTCAGAAGAAGACAGTTCTGAA gTGGTTGCCCAAGCAGATTTTGCCTTCTTTGATCCAAAACCAGATGACTTTCATGGAGTGAAAATCTTGCTGCAGACCTACCTTGACAATAAGCAATGGGATTTGAGTGGGTTTGTAGACTTAATATTGGGAAATACGACAGTAGGAACTGTTGTTAAAATAGaggatgatgaagatgatggagTTTTCTCTCTTATTACTGCCCTTAACCTGGGGAGATACAAG GATCATAAATGTATTATGGAACTCAAGGAGTTCCTGCTAAAAGTAGGCCCTGAGGAGGATGTAAAAGATTCGTTGAGATTACTTTTGGGAGAAGAAGCACACAATGTGGGTCTCTCAGTCTCACAATGTGTGGTGAATCTTCCTCCCCAGCTTTTGCCACCTCTTTGCGATGCCCTCTTTGATGAAGTCTCATGGGCTACAGAAGATGAG CCTACAGTGGAGCTCAGGAGTTCCTTTTCCTTTAAGATTTATCTACTGATTAGTAGAATCTACAAG CATAAGAATGCAGACCAAAAAAAAGGCCCAAGAGGTGATGTTGATGAagcaataatatatattaagctTGAAGATGAAATTTTTCATAAG CTCTCATGGTCCTTCAGTTTTCCTCTGCACACACAGCATGTTGCAACTCATAGGGCAAGTAGTGGTGTCATCAGCCTATCGTTGTTTTTG CTAAGAAATTACCAGTTAATGTGGTTGGTCATGGCAATTGAAGCAGACAAAGCTTCTACATTCTGGAAAGAGTTGCACACTTTGCTAGATGAACCCCGAGGCCATGAAAAG CAAAACCGAAAGTATCATGAAGTTGCCCCATTTTCGCGAAGCCTACAACGAAGACGCCAAGATGGATGA
- the LOC100261070 gene encoding protein BCCIP homolog isoform X12 — MSWIYVFYTVVCYIRLPRFLNCPTRLIVKEMPRKPARRRRRQLLRPLPFSFSPFSRTVSQVASYCKVNHQIHVSKLDRKSPPNAAGNRFINHTLEEKSARSESSEEDSSEVVAQADFAFFDPKPDDFHGVKILLQTYLDNKQWDLSGFVDLILGNTTVGTVVKIEDDEDDGVFSLITALNLGRYKDHKCIMELKEFLLKVGPEEDVKDSLRLLLGEEAHNVGLSVSQCVVNLPPQLLPPLCDALFDEVSWATEDEPTVELRSSFSFKIYLLISRIYKHKNADQKKGPRGDVDEAIIYIKLEDEIFHKLRNYQLMWLVMAIEADKASTFWKELHTLLDEPRGHEKQNRKYHEVAPFSRSLQRRRQDG; from the exons ATGTCCTGGATCTACGTCTTCTACACCGTAGTCTGCTACATCAGACTCCCGAGGTTTCTGAACTGCCCAACTCGCCTGATT GTCAAGGAGATGCCTCGAAAGCCAGCAAGGCGTAGGCGCCGCCAATTATTGAGACCtctgcctttttccttttccccatTTTCTCGTACGGTTTCTCAAGTTGCTTCTTATTGCAAGGTTAATCATCAAATCCATGTGTCCAAGTTGGACAGGAAATCTCCCCCTAATGCTGCAG GCAACAGATTTATTAATCACACTTTGGAAGAGAAGAGTGCACGGTCTGAATCTTCAGAAGAAGACAGTTCTGAA gTGGTTGCCCAAGCAGATTTTGCCTTCTTTGATCCAAAACCAGATGACTTTCATGGAGTGAAAATCTTGCTGCAGACCTACCTTGACAATAAGCAATGGGATTTGAGTGGGTTTGTAGACTTAATATTGGGAAATACGACAGTAGGAACTGTTGTTAAAATAGaggatgatgaagatgatggagTTTTCTCTCTTATTACTGCCCTTAACCTGGGGAGATACAAG GATCATAAATGTATTATGGAACTCAAGGAGTTCCTGCTAAAAGTAGGCCCTGAGGAGGATGTAAAAGATTCGTTGAGATTACTTTTGGGAGAAGAAGCACACAATGTGGGTCTCTCAGTCTCACAATGTGTGGTGAATCTTCCTCCCCAGCTTTTGCCACCTCTTTGCGATGCCCTCTTTGATGAAGTCTCATGGGCTACAGAAGATGAG CCTACAGTGGAGCTCAGGAGTTCCTTTTCCTTTAAGATTTATCTACTGATTAGTAGAATCTACAAG CATAAGAATGCAGACCAAAAAAAAGGCCCAAGAGGTGATGTTGATGAagcaataatatatattaagctTGAAGATGAAATTTTTCATAAG CTAAGAAATTACCAGTTAATGTGGTTGGTCATGGCAATTGAAGCAGACAAAGCTTCTACATTCTGGAAAGAGTTGCACACTTTGCTAGATGAACCCCGAGGCCATGAAAAG CAAAACCGAAAGTATCATGAAGTTGCCCCATTTTCGCGAAGCCTACAACGAAGACGCCAAGATGGATGA
- the LOC100261070 gene encoding protein BCCIP homolog isoform X8 — MSWIYVFYTVVCYIRLPRFLNCPTRLIVKEMPRKPARRRRRQLLRPLPFSFSPFSRTVSQVASYCKVNHQIHVSKLDRKSPPNAAGNRFINHTLEEKSARSESSEEDSSEVVAQADFAFFDPKPDDFHGVKILLQTYLDNKQWDLSGFVDLILGNTTVGTVVKIEDDEDDGVFSLITALNLGRYKDHKCIMELKEFLLKVGPEEDVKDSLRLLLGEEAHNVGLSVSQCVVNLPPQLLPPLCDALFDEVSWATEDEPTVELRSSFSFKIYLLISRIYKHKNADQKKGPRGDVDEAIIYIKLEDEIFHKLSWSFSFPLHTQHVATHRASSGVISLSLFLLRNYQLMWLVMAIEADKASTFWKELHTLLDEPRGHEKVDEFLRQNRKYHEVAPFSRSLQRRRQDG; from the exons ATGTCCTGGATCTACGTCTTCTACACCGTAGTCTGCTACATCAGACTCCCGAGGTTTCTGAACTGCCCAACTCGCCTGATT GTCAAGGAGATGCCTCGAAAGCCAGCAAGGCGTAGGCGCCGCCAATTATTGAGACCtctgcctttttccttttccccatTTTCTCGTACGGTTTCTCAAGTTGCTTCTTATTGCAAGGTTAATCATCAAATCCATGTGTCCAAGTTGGACAGGAAATCTCCCCCTAATGCTGCAG GCAACAGATTTATTAATCACACTTTGGAAGAGAAGAGTGCACGGTCTGAATCTTCAGAAGAAGACAGTTCTGAA gTGGTTGCCCAAGCAGATTTTGCCTTCTTTGATCCAAAACCAGATGACTTTCATGGAGTGAAAATCTTGCTGCAGACCTACCTTGACAATAAGCAATGGGATTTGAGTGGGTTTGTAGACTTAATATTGGGAAATACGACAGTAGGAACTGTTGTTAAAATAGaggatgatgaagatgatggagTTTTCTCTCTTATTACTGCCCTTAACCTGGGGAGATACAAG GATCATAAATGTATTATGGAACTCAAGGAGTTCCTGCTAAAAGTAGGCCCTGAGGAGGATGTAAAAGATTCGTTGAGATTACTTTTGGGAGAAGAAGCACACAATGTGGGTCTCTCAGTCTCACAATGTGTGGTGAATCTTCCTCCCCAGCTTTTGCCACCTCTTTGCGATGCCCTCTTTGATGAAGTCTCATGGGCTACAGAAGATGAG CCTACAGTGGAGCTCAGGAGTTCCTTTTCCTTTAAGATTTATCTACTGATTAGTAGAATCTACAAG CATAAGAATGCAGACCAAAAAAAAGGCCCAAGAGGTGATGTTGATGAagcaataatatatattaagctTGAAGATGAAATTTTTCATAAG CTCTCATGGTCCTTCAGTTTTCCTCTGCACACACAGCATGTTGCAACTCATAGGGCAAGTAGTGGTGTCATCAGCCTATCGTTGTTTTTG CTAAGAAATTACCAGTTAATGTGGTTGGTCATGGCAATTGAAGCAGACAAAGCTTCTACATTCTGGAAAGAGTTGCACACTTTGCTAGATGAACCCCGAGGCCATGAAAAGGTAGACGAATTTCTTAGG CAAAACCGAAAGTATCATGAAGTTGCCCCATTTTCGCGAAGCCTACAACGAAGACGCCAAGATGGATGA